The nucleotide sequence ACTGACCATAGTAAAGTGGAATATACTCCTATATATAGGACTAAAGGAGAAATCAGTCCCTGAATCCTTTTTTGATTAACAATAACTTAATTGTGACTATAATCACAGAAAATTACCAGGTGAACTTCTATTTGTCCTAAAGGAACTTGTTTTGTCTGTTGctaaatttacattttctcttttggatgcttgaggaactagaaaaaagaaagtgtatgctaaaatattttcatttattcacatgttcaaaaatatttcatgactATTTGTTATGTTCCAGGATGTAAAAGCTTGTAAGATGTCATTGCTgcacaatgtccacaatagccaaactgtggaaagagccaagatgtccatcgacagatgaatggataaagaagatgtggtatatatacacaatggaatattacgcagccatcaaaaggaatgagatcctgccatttgcaacaatgtggatggaactggagggtgttatgctgagtgaaataagtcaatcagagaaagacatgtatcatatgacctcactgatatgaggaattcttaatctcaggaaacaaactgagggttgctggagtggtagggggtgggagggatgcggtggctgggtgatagacattggggagggtatgtgctatggtgagcgctgtgaattgtgcaagactgttgaatcacagatctgtacctctgaaacaaataatgcaatatatgttaagaaaaaaaaaagaagaagaagatagcaggaggggaagaatgaaggggagtaaatcggagggggagacgaaccctgagagacgatggactctgaaaaacaaactgagggttctagaggggaggggtggggtggagggatgggttagcctggtgatgggtattaaagagggcacgttctgcgtggagcactgggtgttatacacaaacactgaatcatggaacgctacatcaaaaactaatgatgtaatgtatggtgattaacataacaataaaaaaatttaaagaaaaagctaaaaaaaaagatgtcattgCTGCAATCTAGcatgggtgagggtggggagggtatTGATGGTGTGTGTCATAAGAAGGAGAGATTAAACAAGATGtagaaaaaactataaaataaggtTCTACGATAGGACCATATAGGTGGATTCACAATTAGGCATTCAGAAAGAGAGATTATATTTAACAGAGCGATCATGGAAAATTTGACAAAAGGGGGCAAAGATCTGGATATTGAGTGATTTAAATAGGTAAAAGTAAcagggaagaaggcagaaagatatttcagatagaaaaatgaaatggtcTTTTCTCTTGAATAGCTTTGTTTTCCTGGGAATCAATTGAGTAAACATATTGATAGTGGTGTGGTTGCCCTACTGTGATTATTACCTTTATTTATATACTGTGAATTTCAAAGCCTGGTTGGCGTAATTTCCTTACTATTATGAAGGCCTAGAAGTGGTTTGTGGTCTTTTGGGAGGGCAAGATTTCCCAGAAAAAATAGTGGTGAGATTCTTAGATTTGGAAAATATGAGGCATGCATTTTTTCTCTGGTTTTGAGTGATTCCTTCCAGTTAACTGACTGATCTAGGAAGATGGCTGTTACCCTATCCTGTGCTTTAGACCTTTCTTTTTGAACCTCATCCTGCAGAAGTTCATGTCTTAGGATTTATTACTTTTTCCaagtcaaagaaaacaaaatctcacATTACATAATgcaagagcatttttttaaaaaggattatttattttttgagagagagagagcttgagcacgAGCtaggtggggagagacagagggagaagcagactccttgctgagctgggagcccaactgGCAgggtggggttcgatcccaggacttcaagatcatgacctgagctgaaggcagatgcttagccaactgagctactcaggcaccctaagagcatgtttttatttattttttacctcaaGTTAGGGGGCAGGGTAACGTTTCTTTTTTGAGATACATTCTGCTAGAAAATGGGAAGTGCTACAGATTtgaatacacaaatatttaaaatatctttatgtacttaacataataaaactgtaaaattaaataaaaagggaaacatatcaaatatgataatattatttttaatatatatgggGTAAATAGTAAATGATGATCAAAGTTCTGAGATCTAAATAGTGGATGGTTAAAAGGCACTAACAGGAAAAGCtccttaaaagaagaaacataaatgacCAAGGAATGTGTGAAATAATCTTTGGTACAGCcaataatcaaataaatgaaaattaagatgaGAATGAGGTTTCATTTTCACCtattaaattaataaagatttaaaaattgatattttaatatcaaGGAGGGAGTGAAAGAAACAATTGCCTACACTTTTGAAGGACAATTTGGTAATATATATCATGTTTTTGACCCATTCCTTATTCCTGACCCACTCCTAgctgtattttcccttttctggaaATGTATTCtaaggaaattatatttaaagaacaaaaaaatagagaaattataaGTCTTATGCATGCCTCCTGCAATGTTATTTAACTTTGGATTCAGAAAAaattggggcccctggctggctcagttgatagagcatgagacttgatcttagggttgtaagttcaagccccatattgggcacagagcctacttaaaaaaaaacagtggattCAGCTGgtgttcttcttcctttccttttgttgCATAAGACTTGTATGCTGTTTGTCTGctcttattttctcatatttaacaTGTCTCTTCCTGAATGTTGGGGACACTTCATGTAACCAACCAAAGTCCTCTTTCCCTGGCATTATGTTTATACTTTTTCTACTGATGGGttctttgttccaacagcaactcTTGGACTAAGCtctatttgtttataaattatcttatttGTTTCCCTAGTCAATTGCTTTCTGGGGCAAGCTGTGTTAGGATGTAATAAGTCTTAATATCATTTGCAAGTCTCTCCCACAATGTGGTTAGTCCATACATGCAAATAAATTTGGCTGAATTCAGCAAAAACATCAGGTTTCATTATTCTATGTAATGAATAACTCACTTGATGGCATtctcaaatttttgtttgttggattTAGCCATGTGTGTATATGACCTATAAGAATTGTTAGCTTAGATCTGGGACCGCTCGAGACGGCGGAGGGGCTGGTACGGATGGTTTCCGCCCGCGTTAGCCCTTCCAAATTCGCCCGTCTTCTTGGTGCCACAGCACTCGGAATAACTTTACGAAAGCAAAGATATTTTGCATCTGCCCTCCCCGCTGGAAATGGCCACTGTGCTCTGTAATAGAGCCAGACTGGTTTCCTATCTCCCCGGATTTTGCTCTTTAGTTAAAAGGGTTGTCAATCCCAAAGTCTTTTCAACTGCAGGATCTTCAGGTTCTGATGAGTCTCATATGTGGCCCCTGCACCTCCAGATATATGCTCTCAAACAGTATGGCCTGATGAAACTATGGGACCATTTGGACCTCAGGATCAGAGATTCCAGCTTCCTGGGAACATAGGTTTTGACTGTCATCTCAATGGGACCACATCACAGAAGAAAAGCCAGGTTCATAAAACTTTACCTGATATTCTAGCAGAACCTTTATCAAGTGAAAGACACAAGTTTGTGATGGCACAGTATGTGAATGAATTTCAGGGTAGTAATGCACCTGTTGAATAAGAAATCAGCAGTGCGGAAACTTACTTTGAAAATGCCAAAGTAGAGTGTGCAATCCAGACATGTCCAGAATTGCTGCGAAGAGATTTTGAGTCACTGTTTCCAGAAGGAGCTACCAACAAACTAATGATTCCGACTATAACACAGAAAACTAAGAATGATATGACTCTTTGGAGCGAAGAggtagaaaatgaaagagaaatgctgTTAGAAAAGTTCATTAATGGTGCTAAGGAAATTTGCTATGCTCTTCGAGCTGAAGGCTATTGGGCTGACTTTATTGACCCATCATCTGGTTTGGCATTTTTTGGACCATATACAAACAACACTCTTTTTGAAACAGATGAACGCTATCGACATTTAGGATTCTCTGTTGATGATCTTGGCTGCTGTAAAGTGATTCATCATAGGCTCTGGGGTACCCATGTGGTTGTAGGAAGTATCTTCACTAATGCAACACCAGACAGCCATATTATGAAGAAATTAGGTGGAAACTAACAGTAATGTCAAATTATTGGCTGTACTATTTATACGTACCTTTTGGGTTGATCTATAAACAGAagcttcagttttttaaatttacttatttttaggtatttatttcGACATTTATGGGTTTACAGCATTGGCAAAtggtatatgatttttaaatctcaaatgttTATTCATACTATCATTGAATACATGTTGATCACATCCACATTGTATAGAATGTGGTAGTTAACGTGTAACCAGGAcatgatttcattatttcttccctttattggaaaaacctgttttatttttctctaaaatcgCACATTTGGATCTGTTTTTTCactgcaatatttttaaaataaatgcaatcgagaattctagaaaaaaaaacaacaaaaaaagaattgttagcttatataaaaactttattgaaggttttaaaaagttttaaaaatatttactacaaagtaaataaaatttgctTTGGCACTTTAATCTACTTAACACGgctaataaattttagaattttaatctATAATAAGCTTCCTAGAGCAGTCACTTTTGTTCCGCACATACAATGAGAAAGAccagtgtgtgtttttttcttgtctttgaacTCATTTGGACACACTATCATgaagaagtattaaaaaaaaaaatagtcttgtaTTGAGCAAACATCAGCTtgatttatgtaaaattattattaggCCATTTTTGACTTATAAAAATGGCAACAGTATTACtgataattattttcataaacttGCTGGTTTTCTCCCTCtaaatttaatgttttccttaCAAATCAGAAATTAAAGCACCATGCTCATTCACTTCTAGAAGTCCATCGGGTCAATAGTGGGCTTCTGCCATTGTCTGGTTAACTGAATTGTCACATTTTTGTACCTTGTATTGCACATACCAGTAAATACATATACATGGTTTCTGGAGGGTGACTATTTTACTTTTCAGAAGTGGACCCACCTGCAAATTCAGCTCAAAATGAAATGCATCAGTAATAATTTGGACACCTTTGTTTTGGTAAGGTCAATAGTACTCACATTTCCTGGGTCTATTTCCTTGGGCAAGTCTTGTGAATGCTCTTGTGTTCAGTCCACTTCACAAGATTTATTGAACTCCTACTGTAATGCCAGAGAATGAGCCAGGTGTTGGGAATCCAAAGATGACTAGGATGTAAATATGTGATAATAGTATCACATAGTGCAGCATTAAGGGTTAAATAAAGTTGAAGTGCATCTGTAAGAAACCTCCACAGTCATTCCAATAGCAAtgaattaattcaacaaatatttataaagcactgcCATAAGCCAGGCCCTGCATTAGGCACTGTGTATCTAGTGAGATACAGCCGTGAACAAGACACACATTCTTCTTGGCCCCTTGGAGCAAAGCGCTAAGTGACATGTATTTAGCAATCAATATATAGCTATTTGTAATAGTCTTCAAtttgttttgctcactgctgcAGGTGTGAGCTCTCTGGAACAGAAATCTGATTATGTTACTCTCCTTGCTTAATAACCTTGTGTGGTGTTCTTGTTGCTAATGAAAAAAGGCCAAATTCCTTAGTATGGCTTTGTATTCTGATCCTAGATGAATTTTCCAGGCTCTACTCTTTCTTATGTGTCCTAGGCTGTGGGCAAACATGAGTACTTACTGATCCCCAAACATATCATATGCTTTCATGCCTCTCTATGCCTTTGCTCA is from Zalophus californianus isolate mZalCal1 chromosome 4, mZalCal1.pri.v2, whole genome shotgun sequence and encodes:
- the LOC113937486 gene encoding LOW QUALITY PROTEIN: methylmalonic aciduria and homocystinuria type D homolog, mitochondrial-like (The sequence of the model RefSeq protein was modified relative to this genomic sequence to represent the inferred CDS: deleted 2 bases in 1 codon; substituted 1 base at 1 genomic stop codon), encoding MATVLCNRARLVSYLPGFCSLVKRVVNPKVFSTAGSSGSDESHVAPAPPDICSQTVWPDETMGPFGPQDQRFQLPGNIGFDCHLNGTTSQKKSQVHKTLPDILAEPLSSERHKFVMAQYVNEFQGSNAPVEXEISSAETYFENAKVECAIQTCPELLRRDFESLFPEGATNKLMIPTITQKTKNDMTLWSEEVENEREMLLEKFINGAKEICYALRAEGYWADFIDPSSGLAFFGPYTNNTLFETDERYRHLGFSVDDLGCCKVIHHRLWGTHVVVGSIFTNATPDSHIMKKLGGN